One Natrinema salaciae genomic region harbors:
- a CDS encoding HPP family protein, translated as MREGTAFSTLYVGVLLAVPGLLAWLTGRAFLFPSLGPSAFLLATVRDGEVTAPRRVVGGHFIGVLAGLLAYHTIAPELGVSVTASAPMLATDQLRLVASGVLAVVLTSGGMLATETVHPPACATTLIVSLGLLSTFVDGALIMLAVVVLVVAHELVVSGPSVGVAELLER; from the coding sequence ATGAGAGAGGGGACGGCGTTTTCCACCCTGTACGTCGGCGTTCTCCTCGCGGTTCCGGGCCTGCTGGCCTGGCTGACCGGACGAGCGTTCCTCTTCCCAAGTCTGGGGCCGTCCGCCTTTCTGCTGGCGACGGTTCGCGACGGCGAGGTGACCGCCCCCCGACGGGTGGTCGGTGGCCACTTCATCGGCGTCCTGGCCGGGTTACTCGCGTACCACACCATCGCGCCCGAACTCGGCGTGAGCGTGACCGCGAGCGCGCCGATGCTGGCTACCGACCAGCTCCGGCTCGTCGCCAGCGGCGTTCTCGCCGTCGTCTTGACCTCGGGCGGGATGCTCGCGACCGAGACCGTTCACCCGCCCGCCTGTGCGACGACGCTGATCGTCTCGCTCGGTCTCCTCTCCACGTTCGTCGACGGGGCGCTCATCATGCTCGCCGTCGTCGTCCTCGTCGTCGCACACGAACTCGTCGTCTCCGGGCCGTCGGTCGGCGTCGCCGAACTGCTCGAGCGCTGA
- a CDS encoding carbohydrate ABC transporter permease produces MIAQLLRSLRQSSDSGADSSDRRRADGGERSDRPRPSSELRADGGEPSRPRRPSSELRSDGGVDAAESGLGRSDETDPGRSGSTLDALRRSEFVRSLPFWLPGFLLVGAFVYGAIGWNFLISLTDWSGLGDPNYSNISFDTYVQLLGDPTFRNATWNTFVLMVAFTVIALAVGLFLAILMDREIRFGNGFRTIYLLPMSLSFVVTAIFWKWMYNANDGVINVVLKTISFGAIAPNWLGDPRFKLWAVIIALIWQFSGYCMIVYLAALRAIPDDHYEAARVDGATTVRLYWRVIIPQLRAATMGATVVLMVFALKAFDFIYVIYGGSQPGPSADILGIMMYREAFAGKPEWAYGSAVAMVLFVLALAVIAPYAFAQYRRGDL; encoded by the coding sequence ATGATCGCGCAACTCCTGCGCTCCCTCCGACAGTCGTCCGATTCGGGCGCGGATTCGTCCGATCGGCGTCGCGCTGACGGCGGTGAGCGGTCCGATAGACCGCGACCCTCGTCGGAGCTTCGCGCCGACGGCGGCGAGCCGAGCCGTCCGAGGCGACCCTCGTCGGAGCTTCGCTCCGACGGCGGCGTCGACGCCGCGGAGTCCGGTCTCGGTCGATCGGACGAGACCGATCCCGGACGGTCGGGATCGACGCTCGACGCCCTCCGTCGGAGCGAGTTCGTGCGGTCGCTCCCGTTTTGGCTCCCCGGATTTCTCCTCGTCGGCGCGTTCGTCTACGGCGCGATCGGGTGGAACTTCCTGATATCGCTGACCGACTGGTCCGGGCTAGGCGACCCGAACTACTCGAACATCTCGTTCGACACGTACGTCCAACTCCTGGGGGACCCCACGTTCCGCAACGCGACGTGGAACACGTTCGTGTTGATGGTGGCCTTTACCGTCATCGCGCTAGCCGTCGGGCTCTTCCTGGCGATCCTGATGGACCGGGAGATCCGCTTCGGCAACGGCTTTCGGACGATTTACCTGCTGCCGATGAGCCTCTCGTTCGTCGTTACCGCCATCTTCTGGAAGTGGATGTACAACGCCAACGACGGCGTCATCAACGTGGTACTCAAGACGATCAGCTTCGGTGCGATCGCTCCCAACTGGCTCGGCGACCCCCGGTTCAAGCTCTGGGCGGTCATCATCGCACTCATCTGGCAGTTCAGCGGCTACTGCATGATCGTCTACCTCGCGGCGCTGCGTGCCATTCCGGACGATCACTACGAGGCGGCCCGCGTCGACGGCGCGACCACCGTTCGGCTCTACTGGCGCGTGATCATCCCGCAACTCCGCGCGGCGACGATGGGCGCGACGGTCGTGCTCATGGTCTTCGCGCTGAAAGCGTTCGACTTCATCTACGTGATCTACGGCGGCAGTCAGCCGGGCCCTTCGGCCGACATCCTCGGCATCATGATGTACCGCGAGGCGTTCGCCGGAAAGCCCGAGTGGGCGTACGGTTCCGCGGTTGCGATGGTGCTGTTCGTCCTGGCGCTCGCCGTGATCGCCCCCTACGCGTTCGCACAGTACCGACGAGGTGACCTATGA
- a CDS encoding ABC transporter ATP-binding protein, translating to MTEVTIDGVTKTFQDSNGEIVAVDDVTIDIEDGEFLVLVGPSGCGKSTTLRMVAGLETVTEGSIRLDGQSIEHREPKDRNVAMVFQSYALYPHMTVRENMRFGLEESTDLPDDEMNSRVEETATMMGIGDLLERKPSDLSGGQQQRVALGRAIVRDPEVFLMDEPLSNLDAKLRSQMRTELQRIQQELGVTTIYVTHDQTEAMTMSDRIAVLNEGRLMQVGTPLECYHRPANRFVADFIGDPSMNFLDVGRRDGDVLATADEGFQYPLSSDVAADLGDATDLVLGIRPEDVEVGDASATGDHTMSATIDVVEPMGDDNVVYLDLADADVSLIATVDGMRRLESGNAVTVDLPEDAIHVFDRRTGDALHNRRLEDAEADHPVQ from the coding sequence ATGACAGAAGTGACGATCGACGGCGTGACGAAGACGTTTCAGGATAGCAACGGCGAAATCGTCGCCGTCGACGACGTAACGATCGACATCGAGGACGGGGAGTTTCTCGTCCTCGTTGGTCCCTCGGGCTGTGGGAAGTCGACGACCCTGCGGATGGTCGCCGGCCTCGAGACGGTCACCGAGGGCTCGATCCGACTCGACGGCCAATCGATCGAACACCGCGAGCCCAAAGACCGCAACGTGGCGATGGTGTTCCAGTCCTACGCGCTGTACCCGCACATGACCGTGCGGGAGAACATGCGCTTCGGACTCGAGGAATCGACCGATCTCCCCGACGACGAGATGAACAGCCGCGTCGAGGAGACGGCGACGATGATGGGTATCGGCGACCTGCTCGAGCGGAAACCGAGCGATCTCTCCGGCGGCCAGCAACAGCGGGTCGCGCTCGGGCGGGCGATCGTCCGCGATCCGGAGGTCTTCCTGATGGACGAACCGCTGTCGAACCTGGACGCCAAACTGCGCTCGCAGATGCGCACCGAACTCCAGCGGATCCAGCAGGAACTCGGCGTGACGACGATCTACGTCACCCACGACCAGACCGAGGCGATGACGATGTCGGATCGCATCGCCGTCCTCAACGAGGGGCGGCTGATGCAGGTCGGGACGCCGCTGGAGTGTTACCACCGGCCGGCGAACCGCTTCGTCGCCGACTTCATCGGCGACCCCTCGATGAACTTCCTCGACGTCGGGCGGCGAGACGGCGACGTGCTCGCGACTGCGGACGAGGGGTTTCAGTACCCCCTCTCGTCCGACGTCGCGGCCGATCTCGGCGACGCGACCGACCTCGTCCTCGGGATCCGTCCCGAAGACGTCGAAGTCGGAGACGCGTCGGCGACCGGGGATCACACGATGTCGGCGACGATCGACGTCGTCGAGCCGATGGGCGACGACAACGTCGTCTATCTGGATCTCGCCGACGCCGACGTCTCGCTCATCGCGACCGTCGACGGGATGCGCCGACTCGAGAGCGGTAACGCGGTCACGGTCGACCTCCCCGAGGATGCGATCCACGTCTTCGACCGGCGCACCGGCGACGCGTTGCACAACCGCCGCCTCGAGGACGCCGAAGCCGACCACCCGGTACAGTAA
- a CDS encoding ABC transporter substrate-binding protein — MSQNDDITDAMLHRRRVLGAMGAAGGLALAGCLGGGGSAAESLEDALDDDLEESEYETLEIGHWWTAGGEADALAALMSGFEEEHPDIDYELQDSPGGGGSALETDVRSRVVDNDPPSTFQIWPGQALTTYTNDDLLFDIGEHVWKSDMQDAYLQGPEDQAQIDGTYYAVPINIHRLNNVFYNVSVLEDAGVDPESLGSPSDFADALSAVDDAGYTGFAQSTDTFMMVQLWAMTLLAEGGMDTYESVIGGDVSGNEETVRSSLETVVEFSEYFPGDASSVAWDEANGGVISGDAAFHHNGDWAAGQYLGEDGFEFEDDWDYIPFPGTDGQYALNMDSFVFPKYNPSPNATLAFLQYVGTADAQRRFNQQKGSIPPRNDVETGEFTDFHQRQIEQFQSSDAQPPSMAHGLAFTPGQQSDVESAMTAMAENWDADEAYDGIVNALE; from the coding sequence ATGTCACAGAACGATGATATTACGGACGCGATGCTGCATCGGCGTCGCGTTCTCGGTGCGATGGGTGCCGCTGGTGGGCTCGCGCTCGCCGGCTGCCTCGGTGGTGGGGGATCGGCCGCTGAATCGCTCGAGGATGCCCTCGACGACGATCTCGAGGAGAGCGAGTACGAGACGCTCGAGATCGGTCACTGGTGGACCGCGGGTGGCGAGGCCGACGCGCTCGCCGCTCTCATGTCGGGATTCGAGGAGGAACACCCCGATATCGACTACGAACTGCAGGACTCGCCCGGTGGGGGCGGCAGTGCGCTCGAGACGGACGTTCGGAGCCGCGTGGTCGACAACGACCCGCCGAGTACGTTCCAGATCTGGCCCGGCCAGGCGTTGACGACCTACACCAACGACGACCTCCTGTTCGACATCGGCGAACACGTCTGGAAGAGCGATATGCAGGACGCGTACCTCCAGGGCCCCGAGGATCAGGCCCAGATCGACGGGACCTACTACGCGGTCCCGATCAACATCCACCGGCTCAACAACGTGTTCTACAACGTGTCGGTGCTCGAAGACGCGGGCGTCGACCCCGAGTCCCTCGGGAGTCCGAGCGACTTCGCCGACGCGCTCTCGGCCGTCGACGACGCCGGCTACACCGGCTTCGCACAGTCGACGGACACGTTCATGATGGTGCAGTTGTGGGCGATGACGCTGCTGGCCGAGGGCGGCATGGACACCTACGAGTCGGTTATCGGCGGCGACGTCTCGGGCAACGAGGAGACCGTCCGCAGTTCGCTCGAGACGGTCGTCGAATTCTCGGAGTACTTCCCCGGCGATGCGAGCTCCGTCGCGTGGGACGAGGCCAACGGCGGCGTTATCAGCGGCGACGCGGCGTTCCACCACAACGGCGACTGGGCCGCCGGGCAGTACCTCGGCGAGGACGGGTTCGAGTTCGAGGACGACTGGGACTACATCCCGTTCCCGGGTACGGACGGCCAGTACGCGCTGAACATGGACTCGTTCGTCTTCCCGAAGTACAACCCGTCGCCGAACGCGACGCTCGCGTTCCTGCAGTACGTGGGGACGGCGGACGCACAGCGGCGGTTCAACCAGCAGAAGGGATCGATCCCGCCGCGTAACGACGTCGAGACCGGGGAGTTCACCGACTTCCACCAGCGTCAGATCGAGCAGTTCCAGTCCTCCGACGCGCAGCCGCCGTCGATGGCACACGGACTGGCGTTTACCCCCGGTCAGCAGTCGGACGTCGAGAGCGCCATGACGGCAATGGCCGAAAACTGGGACGCCGACGAAGCCTACGACGGTATCGTCAACGCACTCGAGTAA
- a CDS encoding HIT family protein, which yields MSTIFSQIVEGEIPARIVYEDETTVAFLDANPLAPGHTLVIPRDEHERLNDVPEDVAEDLYATVHRLVPAVEAAVDADATTVAFNNGEAAGQEVPHVHCHIVPRFEDDGGGPIHAIAGDRPDLADDELDDIADDIESRA from the coding sequence ATGAGTACGATCTTCAGCCAGATCGTCGAGGGAGAGATCCCCGCGCGAATCGTGTACGAGGACGAGACGACGGTCGCCTTCCTCGACGCCAACCCGCTGGCACCCGGCCACACGCTGGTGATCCCGAGAGACGAGCACGAGCGGCTGAACGACGTTCCCGAGGACGTCGCCGAGGACCTCTACGCGACCGTCCACCGCCTGGTCCCCGCCGTCGAGGCGGCGGTCGACGCCGACGCGACCACCGTCGCGTTCAACAACGGCGAGGCCGCAGGCCAGGAGGTCCCGCACGTCCACTGCCACATCGTCCCGCGCTTCGAGGACGACGGCGGCGGTCCCATCCACGCCATCGCGGGCGACCGCCCCGACCTCGCGGACGACGAGCTCGACGACATCGCCGACGACATCGAGTCTCGAGCCTGA
- a CDS encoding carbohydrate ABC transporter permease codes for MSNAQSRPAETTESRFERLNYRRVGLYAVLAAIAVLFLVPLISGLMTSIKGGNTFATTLPFVPPSPDAATLEPWSTALSRLGPAMVNSAAVAIPATIISALLGSMTAFGLTKMEWRGQLAVVTLLLAAIFIPYQAVLVPLRQGWSLVGLEHTLVLIPIVGETLADRTGIFELIITHGAYGIPICTILFRSYYQNLNDEILEAARLDGAPERRVYRRIVLPLSIPMFAVTLIYQFTQIWNDFLIALVILNSPENFVVTMELNALAGSMQSMYNVQMAGAFIAALPTLLVYIAFGEQFAKGATV; via the coding sequence ATGAGCAACGCACAATCACGACCGGCGGAAACGACGGAATCGCGGTTCGAACGGCTGAACTACCGGCGTGTCGGCCTCTACGCGGTGCTAGCTGCGATCGCCGTCCTCTTCCTCGTCCCGCTGATCAGCGGACTGATGACGTCGATCAAGGGCGGGAACACGTTCGCGACGACCCTTCCCTTCGTCCCGCCGTCGCCCGACGCGGCGACGCTCGAGCCGTGGTCGACTGCGCTCTCGCGGCTCGGCCCCGCGATGGTAAACAGCGCCGCGGTCGCCATCCCGGCGACGATCATCTCGGCGCTGCTCGGGAGCATGACGGCGTTCGGCCTCACGAAGATGGAGTGGCGCGGCCAGCTCGCCGTCGTCACGCTGCTGCTCGCCGCCATCTTCATCCCGTACCAGGCGGTTCTCGTCCCGCTGCGACAGGGGTGGTCGCTGGTCGGCCTCGAGCACACGCTCGTCCTGATTCCGATCGTCGGCGAGACGCTGGCGGACCGAACCGGTATCTTCGAGCTGATCATCACCCACGGCGCCTACGGGATTCCGATCTGTACGATCCTCTTCCGATCGTACTACCAGAACCTCAACGACGAGATCCTCGAGGCGGCACGGCTGGACGGCGCACCGGAGCGACGGGTCTACCGTCGCATCGTCTTGCCGCTGTCCATCCCGATGTTCGCGGTGACGCTGATCTATCAGTTCACCCAGATCTGGAACGACTTCCTGATCGCGCTCGTCATCCTGAACTCGCCGGAGAACTTCGTGGTGACGATGGAGCTGAACGCGCTCGCCGGCTCGATGCAGAGTATGTACAACGTCCAGATGGCCGGCGCGTTCATCGCGGCGCTGCCGACGCTGTTGGTCTACATCGCGTTCGGAGAACAGTTCGCGAAAGGTGCAACCGTATGA
- a CDS encoding glycerophosphodiester phosphodiesterase, translating into MEIIGHRGCAAQFPENTLLAVREAARRLPAVEVDVRRCESGELVVFHDETLERVTDAAGPVAETPWAALRELDVLESGESIPRLESVLRAVPNETTVQVELKETGVAADAMQLAMAAGADVRITSFLPEAVAEVEASCLDVPNGLLFGEEPDGNLSRAVDLDCTHVFPHFDLCVDTDIVSAARDRGLDVIAWKAARTVDDVRALHEAGVDGVTADRWDVAPPSIEGIAEPQQP; encoded by the coding sequence ATGGAGATTATCGGCCATCGCGGCTGTGCAGCGCAGTTCCCGGAGAACACCCTCCTCGCCGTCCGCGAGGCCGCCCGCCGGCTGCCCGCCGTCGAGGTCGACGTGCGGCGGTGCGAATCGGGCGAACTGGTCGTGTTCCACGACGAAACCCTCGAGCGCGTCACCGACGCGGCCGGCCCGGTCGCGGAGACGCCGTGGGCCGCCCTCCGCGAACTGGACGTACTCGAGTCGGGCGAATCGATCCCGCGCCTCGAGTCGGTGTTGCGAGCCGTGCCGAACGAGACGACCGTACAGGTCGAACTCAAAGAGACCGGCGTCGCCGCGGACGCGATGCAACTCGCGATGGCGGCCGGTGCCGACGTCCGCATCACGTCGTTCCTCCCGGAGGCGGTCGCGGAAGTCGAAGCCAGTTGTCTGGACGTTCCGAACGGCCTCCTCTTCGGGGAGGAGCCGGACGGCAACCTCTCGCGAGCCGTCGATCTCGACTGCACGCACGTGTTCCCCCACTTCGACCTCTGCGTCGACACCGACATCGTCTCCGCCGCCCGCGACCGCGGGCTCGACGTCATCGCCTGGAAGGCGGCGCGAACCGTCGACGACGTGCGCGCCCTCCACGAGGCCGGCGTCGACGGCGTCACTGCGGATCGCTGGGACGTCGCGCCGCCGTCGATCGAGGGGATTGCGGAGCCACAGCAGCCGTAG
- the fer gene encoding ferredoxin Fer: protein MPTVEYLNYEVLDDQGWDMDDDDLFAEAADAGLDEEDYGTLDVAEGEYILEAAEAQGYDWPFSCRAGACANCAAIVFEGEIEMDMQQILSDEEVEEKNVRLTCIGSAETDEVKIVYNAKHLDYLQNRVI, encoded by the coding sequence ATGCCCACGGTAGAATACCTCAACTACGAAGTACTGGACGACCAGGGCTGGGACATGGACGACGACGATCTCTTCGCGGAGGCCGCTGACGCAGGCCTCGACGAGGAGGACTACGGCACGCTCGACGTCGCCGAGGGTGAGTACATCCTCGAGGCCGCCGAGGCCCAGGGCTACGACTGGCCGTTCTCGTGTCGCGCCGGTGCCTGCGCGAACTGCGCAGCGATCGTCTTCGAGGGCGAGATCGAGATGGACATGCAGCAGATTCTCTCCGACGAGGAGGTCGAAGAGAAGAACGTCCGTCTGACCTGCATCGGCTCGGCCGAGACCGACGAGGTCAAGATCGTCTACAACGCAAAGCACCTCGACTACCTGCAGAACCGCGTCATTTAG
- a CDS encoding NTP transferase domain-containing protein produces the protein MRGVILAAGRGRRMGRYTDDVPKAFLEFDGRTLYDRQRALLESHVDGTSVVLGYRHETVLDRYEPEDPIVLEGWDRYENAASLLLALRRVDDDVLILNGDVLVDERDLGRLAGTFDDLDARLNLVGCIPGLQDAETAIRWDESGRVTAYGLIDGHRHAGCGIVSRTHRAAAIRTLRERLDDWYPCVYPRTPTRPVSIPADRHIEINRPIDLERARAWLASDRVRCA, from the coding sequence ATGCGCGGCGTGATCCTCGCGGCGGGTCGCGGCCGACGGATGGGGCGCTATACCGACGACGTCCCGAAAGCCTTCCTCGAGTTCGACGGCCGAACGCTGTACGACCGACAGCGCGCGCTGCTCGAATCCCACGTGGACGGAACGAGCGTCGTGCTGGGCTACCGCCACGAGACCGTCCTCGACAGGTACGAGCCCGAGGACCCGATCGTCCTCGAGGGCTGGGACCGCTACGAGAACGCCGCGTCGCTACTGCTGGCGCTCAGACGGGTCGACGACGACGTGCTGATCCTGAACGGCGACGTGCTCGTCGACGAGCGCGACCTCGGACGGCTCGCGGGGACGTTCGACGACCTCGACGCTCGTCTCAACCTCGTCGGCTGCATTCCGGGACTTCAGGACGCGGAGACGGCGATTCGCTGGGACGAGTCGGGGCGCGTGACGGCCTACGGGCTCATCGACGGCCATCGACACGCCGGATGCGGGATCGTGAGCCGGACCCACCGGGCGGCGGCGATTCGAACCCTCCGAGAGCGGCTGGACGACTGGTACCCCTGCGTCTACCCCCGGACGCCGACCCGACCGGTGTCGATCCCGGCCGACCGGCACATCGAGATCAACCGACCGATCGACCTCGAGCGGGCTCGAGCGTGGCTCGCGTCCGATCGGGTTCGGTGTGCGTGA
- a CDS encoding A24 family peptidase, protein MTVAGVSATGPDLLRLVAVPVFAWTAYRDIETRRVSSTVWIPLSLLGTVLLVWDGWLSWSAGGTAWSYEFLIPTTISLGLVVPIAYLFWWFGGFGGADAKALLVLAVLFPTVPEYALGSVALPLAETSSLAEPTTIRPFSFTILTNAVLVGIALPLALAVRNAAAGRIAPVMFVGWPVSWERIPTSHGRLLETPSGRSRGGLDLDALRMYLRWRGLSLAELRADPKRYRDPATLPAEPNPPTDGAVTADVAVRGDGGALESAPADAADAADAAEPESATGATVDDPWGADAFLDDIDGSAYGTTPDTLREGLEVLAEKETVWISPGTPFLVPVFVGLVIALLYGDLLLGTLL, encoded by the coding sequence GTGACAGTTGCCGGCGTCTCGGCGACGGGTCCGGACCTGCTTCGACTCGTCGCCGTCCCCGTCTTCGCCTGGACCGCCTACCGGGATATCGAGACCCGCCGGGTCTCGAGTACCGTCTGGATCCCGCTGTCCCTGCTGGGGACCGTGCTGCTGGTCTGGGACGGCTGGCTCTCGTGGAGCGCCGGCGGAACCGCGTGGTCCTACGAGTTCCTGATCCCGACGACGATCAGCCTCGGGCTGGTCGTCCCCATCGCCTACCTGTTCTGGTGGTTCGGCGGCTTCGGCGGGGCCGACGCGAAGGCACTGCTCGTATTGGCCGTGCTCTTTCCGACGGTTCCGGAGTACGCGCTGGGGTCAGTGGCGCTCCCGCTTGCGGAGACGAGTTCGCTCGCAGAACCGACCACTATCAGGCCGTTCTCGTTTACGATTTTGACCAACGCCGTCCTCGTCGGGATCGCGCTCCCGCTCGCCCTCGCCGTCCGCAACGCCGCCGCGGGTCGGATCGCGCCGGTCATGTTCGTCGGTTGGCCCGTCTCCTGGGAGCGAATTCCGACGAGTCACGGCCGCCTGCTCGAGACGCCGTCGGGGCGCTCCCGCGGCGGGCTCGACCTCGACGCCTTGCGGATGTACCTCCGCTGGCGCGGACTCTCGCTGGCCGAGTTGCGCGCCGATCCGAAGCGGTACCGCGATCCGGCGACGCTGCCCGCCGAGCCGAACCCGCCGACCGACGGCGCGGTGACCGCTGACGTGGCGGTGCGCGGTGACGGCGGTGCGCTCGAGTCAGCTCCCGCCGACGCGGCCGACGCGGCTGACGCGGCCGAGCCGGAGTCGGCGACGGGGGCGACGGTCGACGATCCGTGGGGTGCGGACGCGTTTCTGGACGACATCGACGGCTCGGCCTACGGCACGACGCCCGACACGCTGCGCGAGGGTCTCGAGGTGCTCGCCGAGAAGGAGACGGTCTGGATCTCGCCGGGAACGCCGTTCCTCGTGCCGGTGTTCGTCGGACTGGTGATCGCGCTGCTCTACGGGGATCTCCTGTTGGGGACGCTGTTGTAA
- a CDS encoding HalOD1 output domain-containing protein: MHPTIAAVLERVAALEGRSPTALPPLYDTVDPEALASLLESDGDVTVCFEYDGYRIVIGPTPHEVEVIDGTR, translated from the coding sequence ATGCACCCGACCATCGCCGCGGTACTCGAGCGCGTCGCGGCGCTCGAAGGTCGCAGCCCGACGGCGCTCCCGCCGCTGTACGACACCGTCGATCCCGAAGCACTCGCCTCGCTGCTCGAGTCGGACGGAGACGTCACCGTGTGCTTCGAGTACGACGGCTACCGCATCGTGATCGGACCCACCCCCCACGAGGTGGAGGTGATCGACGGGACGCGGTAA
- a CDS encoding oligosaccharide flippase family protein: MDRSIVSGILSVSASKFIALVVGLLSKPLLARLLGPEQFGEYATVMAVQGIFMIFVSAGISDGVRKYVAEDRHEDGWKATVIGFYLRTATVLAIGGAIVLAGVTYSGFFATVFEPRFSSYFYLLVVLVITAQYWEFARKSLMGLGLERYSEPLKILYTISFPLVALPLIATGSGVIGAIIGQIVATALAAVGGLLLLHWRDSLRNVFHQPPDTFPRMEMVTFNSLSIALIFLLMSLYHIDILMLQGWIGGDQVGYYKAALEFAEFLWFAPLVLQTVFVHSTSELWSQGETERISQLAARATRYTFLLTAVMSIGIAALAADVIPVYWSYGMEPVGPLLLLLPGSLGFALARPILAISQGKGELRYPIAATGVAAVINLVLNLLLIPRYGMHGAAVATSSGYASMTVFHVWSARKIGFDPLADARIGRITLASLIAAVPIFALESAISSVIAVPYVGALPVSILIVPPLGLGLFLLAAIGVGALGVFELLEILTEFPDPIGSLSNTICRRLRRTEAESTTLE; encoded by the coding sequence ATGGATCGTAGTATTGTAAGCGGTATACTTTCGGTCTCGGCGAGCAAGTTCATCGCGCTCGTCGTGGGACTTCTATCGAAACCGCTTCTCGCTCGATTGCTCGGCCCAGAGCAGTTCGGCGAGTACGCGACGGTGATGGCCGTTCAGGGCATCTTCATGATCTTCGTGAGCGCTGGAATCTCCGATGGCGTTCGGAAATACGTCGCCGAAGATCGACACGAAGACGGGTGGAAAGCGACCGTCATCGGGTTCTATCTCCGGACTGCAACGGTTCTCGCTATCGGCGGGGCGATCGTTCTTGCGGGCGTGACCTACAGTGGCTTCTTTGCAACCGTGTTCGAACCCCGGTTTTCGAGTTACTTCTACCTCCTCGTCGTGCTCGTGATCACGGCACAGTACTGGGAGTTCGCACGCAAGTCTCTGATGGGACTCGGCCTCGAGCGGTATTCCGAACCACTGAAGATCCTCTATACGATCTCCTTTCCGCTCGTTGCGTTGCCACTCATTGCGACTGGGTCCGGTGTAATCGGCGCTATCATCGGCCAGATCGTCGCAACGGCGCTCGCTGCGGTCGGTGGTCTCCTCCTCCTTCACTGGCGCGACTCTCTCCGGAACGTCTTCCATCAGCCACCAGATACCTTCCCTCGGATGGAGATGGTGACGTTCAACTCGCTGTCGATCGCCCTCATTTTCCTCCTGATGTCGCTGTACCACATCGACATTCTCATGCTACAGGGATGGATCGGGGGCGATCAGGTCGGCTACTACAAAGCCGCACTGGAGTTCGCGGAGTTCCTCTGGTTCGCTCCCCTCGTCCTCCAGACGGTCTTCGTTCATTCGACGTCGGAACTCTGGTCACAGGGGGAGACGGAGCGGATATCACAGCTCGCTGCGAGGGCAACGAGATATACGTTCTTGCTCACTGCAGTGATGAGTATCGGGATCGCCGCGCTCGCCGCGGACGTCATCCCGGTCTACTGGAGCTACGGGATGGAACCCGTCGGTCCGTTGCTACTGTTGCTTCCCGGTTCGCTCGGCTTCGCACTCGCTCGCCCGATACTCGCGATCAGTCAAGGAAAAGGCGAGTTGCGGTATCCAATCGCGGCTACCGGTGTTGCTGCGGTCATCAATCTTGTCCTCAACCTGCTATTGATCCCTCGATACGGGATGCACGGGGCCGCAGTCGCGACGAGTAGTGGATACGCATCGATGACGGTTTTCCACGTCTGGAGTGCGCGGAAGATCGGATTCGATCCGCTTGCCGATGCACGCATCGGCCGTATCACCCTTGCATCACTCATCGCGGCAGTTCCAATCTTCGCCCTCGAATCGGCGATCTCTTCCGTGATCGCCGTCCCATATGTCGGCGCACTTCCGGTTTCGATCCTGATCGTCCCGCCGCTCGGACTTGGACTCTTCCTCCTCGCCGCGATTGGCGTCGGCGCGCTCGGCGTATTCGAGCTGCTCGAGATCCTCACCGAGTTCCCCGATCCGATCGGCTCACTGTCGAATACGATCTGCAGGCGGCTCCGCCGAACCGAGGCCGAGAGCACTACTCTCGAGTAG